From a region of the Flavobacterium sediminilitoris genome:
- a CDS encoding polysaccharide biosynthesis protein — protein MMDNTIKNKVLLITGGTGSFGTAVLNKFLVTEYFKEIRIFSRDEKKQDDMRNHYKNDKIKYYIGDVRDYVSIEPAMKGVDYVFHAAALKQVPSCEFFPMQAVKTNVEGTQNVLRAATHFKVKKVICLSTDKAAYPINAMGISKAMMEKVAIAESRNSSDTIICLTRYGNVMASRGSVIPLFLHQIEKGESLTITDPNMTRFLMSLDDAVELVLFAFKNGQPGDIFINKAPASTIEDLAKAILELKKTDNKIKIIGTRHGEKLFETLCTREEMAKAEDMGEFYRIPADNRDLNYSQYFSDGKSILPDISDYNSHNTTRLDVKGVKQLLLNLEEIKSLD, from the coding sequence ATGATGGACAATACGATTAAAAATAAAGTTTTATTAATTACAGGCGGAACAGGTTCTTTCGGGACAGCAGTACTTAATAAGTTCCTTGTGACAGAATATTTTAAAGAAATTCGCATTTTTTCTCGTGATGAAAAGAAACAAGATGATATGCGAAATCATTATAAAAATGATAAAATAAAATATTACATTGGAGATGTAAGAGATTATGTTTCTATTGAACCAGCAATGAAAGGAGTAGACTATGTTTTTCATGCTGCAGCTTTAAAACAGGTTCCATCTTGTGAATTCTTTCCTATGCAAGCGGTGAAAACTAATGTTGAAGGAACTCAAAATGTTTTAAGAGCAGCTACACATTTTAAAGTAAAAAAAGTAATTTGTTTATCAACAGATAAAGCGGCGTACCCTATAAATGCTATGGGTATTTCAAAAGCAATGATGGAAAAAGTTGCAATTGCTGAGTCAAGAAATTCTTCGGATACGATTATTTGTCTCACGAGATATGGAAATGTTATGGCTTCTAGAGGTTCTGTAATTCCTCTTTTTTTACACCAAATTGAGAAAGGCGAATCATTAACAATTACTGATCCGAATATGACAAGATTTTTAATGTCACTTGATGATGCTGTAGAACTAGTGCTGTTTGCTTTTAAAAACGGTCAACCAGGAGATATTTTTATAAATAAAGCTCCTGCATCAACTATTGAAGACCTAGCTAAAGCAATTTTAGAATTAAAAAAAACAGACAATAAAATAAAAATTATTGGAACAAGACATGGTGAAAAACTTTTTGAGACACTGTGTACAAGAGAAGAGATGGCAAAGGCTGAAGATATGGGAGAATTTTATAGAATTCCAGCAGATAATAGAGATCTTAATTATAGCCAATATTTTTCTGATGGGAAATCTATTTTGCCAGATATTAGCGATTATAATTCTCATAATACAACACGTTTGGATGTAAAAGGAGTAAAACAATTATTATTAAATCTTGAAGAAATTAAATCACTTGATTAA
- a CDS encoding ABC transporter ATP-binding protein, producing the protein MSKVVIKAENISKQYRLGLVGTGTVRDDFKRWWSNVRGKEDPFLKIGEINNREIKGQSDYVWSLRDINFEIKQGDSVGIIGRNGAGKSTLLKILSQVTQPTTGKIYNKGRIASLLEVGTGFHPEMTGRENIYLNGAILGMRKHEIKRKFDEIVAFSGVERYIDTPVKRYSSGMYVRLAFAVAAHLDSEILIVDEVLAVGDADFQKKCLGKMNDVSKGEGRTVLFVSHSMASVKKLCNKGMVLQNGSIVFQGLIEDVVNYYENNLISTDRVLEIDYSIDDNLPMQIKRVELLNERVNKLFNTLDELIFEFDIVCRENIEGAYVTVDLKDVNDELIYWSGDYSSKRFIENIKGEIKMLCKLPKGILTSGIYNVSFAIYSPVNGVVQNEYNKVITFEIEESQSSYLSQFNINYPGKIGIPSKWDVIKINDGQYD; encoded by the coding sequence ATGAGTAAAGTAGTAATAAAAGCGGAAAATATTTCAAAACAATATAGATTAGGACTTGTTGGTACAGGTACGGTGAGAGATGATTTTAAAAGATGGTGGTCAAATGTAAGAGGGAAAGAAGATCCTTTTTTAAAAATAGGAGAAATAAATAATAGAGAAATTAAAGGGCAAAGTGACTATGTGTGGAGTTTACGCGATATTAATTTTGAAATTAAGCAAGGAGATTCTGTTGGAATAATAGGAAGAAATGGAGCAGGTAAATCTACTTTATTAAAAATACTAAGTCAAGTAACACAACCTACTACAGGAAAAATATATAATAAAGGACGTATTGCGTCTTTATTAGAAGTAGGAACAGGATTTCATCCAGAAATGACAGGAAGAGAAAATATCTATTTAAATGGAGCAATTTTGGGCATGCGTAAACATGAAATTAAACGAAAGTTTGATGAAATTGTAGCCTTTTCAGGAGTCGAACGATATATTGATACTCCTGTGAAACGATACTCTTCAGGAATGTATGTGCGCTTAGCTTTTGCTGTAGCTGCTCACTTAGATTCAGAAATTTTAATTGTTGATGAAGTATTAGCAGTAGGAGATGCAGATTTTCAAAAAAAGTGTTTAGGTAAAATGAATGACGTAAGTAAAGGTGAAGGAAGAACAGTTTTATTTGTAAGTCATTCTATGGCAAGTGTTAAGAAATTGTGTAACAAAGGAATGGTTCTGCAAAATGGATCTATTGTGTTTCAAGGGTTAATTGAAGATGTTGTGAATTATTATGAAAATAATTTAATATCTACTGATAGAGTTTTGGAAATAGATTATTCAATTGATGATAATTTACCTATGCAAATTAAAAGAGTTGAATTATTAAATGAAAGAGTAAATAAGTTATTTAATACCTTAGATGAATTAATATTTGAATTTGATATAGTTTGTAGGGAGAATATTGAAGGAGCATATGTAACTGTTGATTTAAAAGATGTAAATGATGAATTAATTTATTGGTCTGGTGATTATTCTAGTAAGAGATTTATTGAGAATATTAAAGGTGAAATAAAAATGTTATGTAAGTTGCCTAAAGGTATTTTAACAAGTGGTATTTATAATGTGAGTTTTGCAATTTATTCCCCTGTAAATGGTGTAGTTCAAAATGAATATAATAAAGTTATAACTTTTGAGATTGAAGAAAGTCAATCTTCTTATTTAAGTCAATTCAATATAAACTATCCAGGTAAAATTGGGATTCCAAGTAAATGGGATGTAATTAAAATTAATGATGGACAATACGATTAA
- a CDS encoding ABC transporter permease — protein sequence METQSEQWDSVIESKHHLLRINFKELWNYRDLLVLFVRRDFVTVYKQTILGPLWFFIQPILTTITFTIIFGNVAKLPTDGAPKLVFYMAGITLWNYFSTCLTAVSGVFNSNAAIFGKVYFPRLIMPLTIVISNLMKFGVQFLMFLIFVFYYYVKGNIQPNSYILFTPIIIIIMAIIAMGIGLILSSMTTKYKDLNMLIGFGIQLFMYATPVIYPSSSIPANYQWVINLNPLVGLFDYMRFAYLGVGSFSGLDLLYPICFAIVILFLGIIVFNKVQKSFMDTV from the coding sequence ATGGAAACTCAATCGGAACAGTGGGACTCTGTTATCGAATCTAAACATCATCTTTTAAGGATAAATTTTAAAGAACTTTGGAATTATCGTGATTTATTAGTGTTGTTTGTAAGAAGAGATTTTGTTACAGTATATAAACAAACAATTTTAGGACCATTATGGTTTTTCATACAACCTATCTTAACAACTATTACTTTTACAATCATATTTGGAAATGTAGCTAAATTACCAACAGATGGAGCTCCGAAACTAGTGTTTTATATGGCTGGAATTACATTGTGGAATTATTTTTCAACTTGTTTAACAGCTGTTTCAGGAGTATTTAATTCAAATGCTGCAATATTTGGGAAAGTATATTTTCCAAGGTTAATAATGCCATTAACTATAGTAATTTCAAATTTAATGAAATTTGGAGTCCAATTTTTAATGTTCTTAATTTTTGTCTTTTATTATTATGTTAAGGGGAATATACAACCAAATAGCTATATTTTATTTACCCCAATAATTATAATAATTATGGCGATTATAGCTATGGGAATAGGTTTGATTTTATCATCAATGACAACTAAATATAAAGATTTAAATATGTTAATAGGTTTTGGTATTCAATTATTCATGTATGCCACACCAGTTATTTATCCAAGCTCATCAATACCTGCAAATTATCAATGGGTAATTAATTTAAATCCATTAGTAGGATTATTTGATTATATGCGTTTTGCATATTTAGGAGTTGGTTCATTCAGTGGCTTAGATTTATTATACCCAATTTGTTTTGCGATTGTAATATTATTTTTAGGAATAATAGTATTTAATAAAGTACAAAAATCTTTTATGGATACAGTTTAA
- a CDS encoding tyrosine-protein phosphatase — translation MFPFFKSKPKLSELIPNDYVDIHSHILPGIDDGAKKMNDSRFLMNEMIDLGFKKAIATPHTIKNVWNNSKETIVETKKKVEKELSFESTKLQLDCASEYYMDENFVIQFESENLLTLKDNYVLVEMSYLNAPIQLYDILFELQLKGYKPVLAHPERYTFFHSKFSTYEELKKAGCLFQMNLLSSVGYYGKDVTMIAEKLLNNNLIDFVGSDIHHKNHIEFFKNKILIKSLDKFELAISKNVFFS, via the coding sequence ATGTTTCCTTTTTTTAAATCAAAACCTAAGCTTTCTGAATTAATTCCTAATGACTATGTTGACATTCACTCTCATATACTTCCTGGTATTGATGATGGTGCAAAAAAAATGAATGATTCTCGTTTTTTAATGAATGAGATGATTGATTTAGGTTTTAAAAAAGCAATAGCAACTCCACATACTATAAAAAATGTATGGAATAACTCAAAGGAAACTATAGTTGAAACTAAGAAAAAAGTTGAAAAAGAACTTTCTTTTGAGAGCACTAAACTTCAACTTGATTGTGCTTCTGAATATTACATGGATGAAAATTTTGTAATACAGTTTGAAAGCGAGAATTTACTTACTTTAAAAGACAATTATGTTTTAGTTGAAATGTCTTATTTAAATGCTCCTATTCAATTATATGATATTCTTTTTGAATTACAGCTAAAAGGATATAAGCCTGTTTTAGCGCACCCTGAACGTTATACTTTTTTCCATTCGAAATTTTCTACTTACGAAGAATTAAAAAAAGCTGGTTGTCTTTTTCAAATGAATTTACTTTCAAGTGTTGGTTATTATGGAAAGGATGTAACTATGATAGCTGAAAAGTTACTTAATAATAATTTAATTGATTTTGTAGGTTCTGATATTCATCATAAAAATCATATTGAATTTTTTAAAAATAAAATTCTTATAAAATCTTTAGACAAATTTGAATTAGCAATAAGTAAAAATGTCTTTTTTAGTTAA
- a CDS encoding aminotransferase class I/II-fold pyridoxal phosphate-dependent enzyme: MKQEKNRILLSPPHMGGNEQKYIAEAFVNNWIAPFGPNIKKFEKDLEYYLKENSNVVGLNSGTAAIHLGLILLGVKSGDEVLCQSLTFSASANPIVYLGAKPIFIDSEKETWNMCPITLENAILDRIEKGNKPKVIIAVHLYGMPFKVQEIKKISEKYNIPILEDSAEALGSTYNNQKCGTFGDISVLSFNGNKIITTSGGGALIAKSKEIKDRAVFLATQAKDNAPHYQHSEIGYNYRMSNICAGIGIGQMEVLDSHILARREINAFYKTFFENNKNICLLKEPNDNFYSNHWLSIILLESYEKREILRNAFEEANIETRPVWKPMHLQPIFKEYPYYGSKNSENLFERGLCLPSGSNLTDNDKTRISKVISSFVN, from the coding sequence ATGAAGCAAGAGAAAAATAGAATATTACTTTCTCCTCCTCATATGGGAGGAAATGAACAGAAATACATTGCTGAAGCTTTTGTTAATAATTGGATTGCACCATTTGGACCAAATATTAAAAAATTCGAGAAAGATTTAGAATACTATTTGAAAGAGAATAGTAATGTTGTTGGTTTAAATTCAGGAACAGCAGCCATACATTTGGGACTAATTTTATTAGGAGTAAAATCAGGAGATGAGGTTCTTTGTCAAAGCTTAACTTTTTCAGCATCAGCTAATCCTATTGTATATCTTGGTGCAAAACCTATATTTATTGATAGTGAAAAAGAGACTTGGAATATGTGTCCAATAACTCTAGAAAATGCTATTTTGGATAGAATTGAAAAAGGAAATAAACCTAAAGTTATCATTGCTGTTCATTTATATGGAATGCCTTTTAAAGTTCAAGAAATTAAAAAAATTTCAGAAAAATATAATATTCCCATTTTAGAAGATAGTGCAGAAGCTTTAGGAAGTACTTATAATAATCAAAAATGTGGAACATTTGGAGATATTTCAGTTTTATCATTCAACGGAAATAAAATCATTACTACTTCAGGAGGTGGAGCACTAATTGCAAAATCAAAAGAAATAAAAGATAGAGCTGTTTTTTTAGCAACTCAAGCAAAAGATAATGCACCTCACTATCAACATTCTGAAATTGGATACAATTATAGAATGAGTAATATATGTGCAGGAATTGGAATAGGGCAAATGGAAGTTTTAGATTCTCATATTTTAGCAAGAAGAGAAATAAATGCTTTTTATAAAACGTTTTTTGAAAACAATAAAAATATTTGTCTTTTAAAAGAACCAAATGATAACTTTTATTCAAATCACTGGCTTAGTATTATACTTTTAGAATCGTATGAGAAAAGAGAAATATTACGAAATGCTTTTGAAGAAGCAAATATAGAAACAAGACCTGTTTGGAAACCAATGCATTTACAGCCTATATTTAAAGAATATCCATATTATGGAAGTAAGAATTCAGAAAATTTATTTGAAAGAGGACTGTGTTTACCTTCAGGATCAAATTTAACAGATAATGATAAAACTCGAATTTCGAAAGTAATTAGTTCATTTGTTAACTAA
- a CDS encoding sugar transferase, with protein MYKKWIKRLVDVLFSIIGLFLLFPIILILILFLTLTNKGNPFFIQKRLGKNKKVFKIIKFKTMNDKKDNNGNLLPDEKRLTPIGNFIRTTSLDEIPQLINVIIGTMSLVGPRPLLTHYANLYLPFQDRRHEVLPGITGWSQINGRNALDWNRRFELDVYYVENLSFLLDIKILLKTIIKIFKRENITDNSITIEPFLDSTDLYLYGTGEWCESFINLILSERKYNIKAIFDDFPKVEKVLEFPVIKMENIELLEDKNIIITIKDNKIRKKKALFFKSNFVTIIHPKATVSKFSSIGKGTQIMENVIVEDKVTIGNHIVINENTSIKKSSVLEDYVYVSSNVILEENVVIGELTKINEGVKILENVIIGKNVIIKSNAIVSKNIPDNSIVEK; from the coding sequence ATGTACAAAAAATGGATTAAGAGATTAGTAGATGTTTTATTTTCCATTATTGGATTATTTCTTCTTTTTCCTATTATACTTATTTTAATATTATTCCTAACTTTAACTAATAAAGGGAATCCTTTTTTTATTCAAAAAAGACTAGGGAAAAATAAAAAAGTTTTCAAGATTATCAAGTTCAAAACTATGAACGATAAGAAAGATAATAATGGAAATTTACTTCCCGATGAGAAGCGATTAACTCCAATTGGAAATTTTATCAGAACAACTTCTCTAGATGAAATTCCTCAACTTATAAATGTTATTATTGGGACTATGAGTTTAGTAGGACCAAGACCATTATTGACGCATTATGCCAATTTATATTTACCCTTTCAAGATCGAAGACATGAAGTGCTTCCTGGTATAACAGGTTGGTCTCAAATAAATGGTAGAAACGCATTAGATTGGAATAGAAGATTTGAACTAGATGTTTATTATGTTGAAAATCTCTCATTTTTATTAGATATTAAAATCCTTTTAAAAACAATAATAAAGATTTTTAAAAGAGAAAATATTACTGATAATAGTATTACTATAGAACCCTTTTTAGATTCTACAGATTTGTATTTATACGGAACAGGAGAATGGTGTGAATCATTTATAAATTTAATATTATCTGAAAGAAAGTATAATATTAAAGCAATTTTTGATGATTTTCCTAAAGTTGAAAAAGTATTAGAGTTTCCAGTAATTAAAATGGAAAATATAGAATTATTAGAAGATAAAAACATTATTATTACTATAAAAGACAATAAAATAAGAAAGAAAAAAGCACTATTTTTTAAATCGAATTTTGTAACTATAATTCATCCTAAAGCTACTGTTTCTAAATTTTCAAGTATTGGAAAAGGAACCCAAATTATGGAAAATGTTATTGTTGAAGATAAAGTAACAATAGGAAATCATATTGTTATAAATGAAAATACAAGTATAAAAAAATCATCTGTTTTAGAAGATTATGTGTATGTTTCTTCAAATGTTATTTTAGAAGAAAATGTTGTAATAGGAGAGTTAACAAAAATAAATGAAGGAGTAAAAATACTTGAAAATGTTATAATAGGAAAGAATGTCATAATCAAAAGCAATGCTATTGTGAGTAAAAATATTCCAGACAACTCAATTGTTGAAAAGTAA
- a CDS encoding nucleotide sugar dehydrogenase, with amino-acid sequence MNMKIAIIGLGYVGLPLARLFATKFSVVGFDINKIRIEELNKGIDSTLEIDNSTLKKVLLSSNANEIGLYCSSDLEDIKDCQYYIITVPTPVDKHNRPDLTPLYKASETVGKVLKKGDVVIYESTVYPGATEEECIPVLEKNSGLKFNIDFFAGYSPERINPGDKEHTVEKILKITSGSTPEIGKKVDDLYKTVITAGTHLAPTIKIAEAAKVIENSQRDINIAFVNELAKIFNLLEIDTQAVLEAAGTKWNFLPFKPGLVGGHCIGVDPYYLAQKAQEKGYHPEIILAGRRLNDSMGEYVASQIVKLMIKKGISVNEAELLMMGITFKENCPDVRNTKITDVISSLEEYGIKVTVFDPWANKEEVMHEYGITSITEKPSRKFDAIVLGVAHKEFQNIDFDLLKKENSILYDVKGVLSLPVDGKL; translated from the coding sequence ATGAATATGAAAATTGCAATAATAGGGTTAGGATATGTAGGTTTGCCTTTGGCAAGATTATTTGCAACTAAATTTTCTGTTGTAGGTTTTGACATTAATAAGATTCGAATAGAAGAATTAAATAAAGGGATAGACTCTACTTTGGAAATAGATAATAGTACTTTAAAAAAAGTATTATTATCCTCAAATGCTAATGAAATAGGACTTTATTGTTCTTCTGATTTAGAAGATATTAAAGATTGTCAATACTATATCATTACAGTTCCTACACCAGTTGATAAGCATAATAGACCTGATTTAACACCACTTTATAAAGCAAGTGAAACAGTAGGGAAAGTACTTAAAAAAGGTGATGTTGTTATTTATGAATCTACAGTTTATCCTGGTGCTACAGAAGAAGAATGCATTCCTGTTCTTGAAAAAAATTCGGGACTTAAATTTAATATTGATTTTTTTGCAGGATATTCACCTGAAAGAATTAATCCAGGAGATAAAGAACATACTGTTGAAAAAATATTAAAAATAACTTCAGGTTCAACCCCAGAAATAGGAAAAAAAGTAGATGATTTATATAAAACGGTTATAACTGCCGGAACACATTTAGCGCCTACAATAAAGATAGCTGAAGCTGCAAAAGTAATTGAAAATTCTCAGCGTGATATAAATATTGCTTTTGTAAATGAGTTAGCTAAGATTTTTAATTTATTAGAAATAGATACTCAAGCTGTTTTAGAAGCAGCGGGAACAAAATGGAATTTTCTTCCGTTTAAGCCAGGATTAGTTGGAGGTCATTGTATAGGTGTTGATCCTTATTATTTAGCACAAAAAGCACAAGAAAAAGGATATCATCCAGAAATTATTTTAGCAGGAAGACGTCTTAATGATAGTATGGGAGAATATGTAGCTTCTCAGATTGTTAAATTAATGATTAAGAAAGGAATAAGTGTTAATGAAGCAGAATTACTAATGATGGGAATTACTTTTAAAGAAAATTGTCCAGATGTTAGAAATACTAAAATAACAGATGTTATTTCATCTTTGGAAGAATATGGAATAAAGGTTACTGTTTTTGATCCATGGGCAAATAAAGAAGAAGTAATGCATGAATATGGTATAACAAGTATTACTGAAAAACCATCTAGAAAATTTGATGCTATTGTGCTAGGAGTAGCTCATAAAGAATTTCAAAATATTGATTTTGATTTGTTGAAAAAAGAAAATAGCATCTTGTATGATGTGAAAGGAGTTTTGAGTTTACCAGTTGATGGTAAATTATAG
- a CDS encoding UDP-glucose 6-dehydrogenase: MIKNICCIGAGYVGGPTMAVIAQKCPNIKVTVVDLNEDRIDAWNSSNLENLPIYEPGLDRVVEEARGRNLFFSTEVDKAIDEAEMIFISVNTPTKTYGVGKGMAADLKYIELCARQIARVAKSDKIVVEKSTLPVRTAQAIKDILDHTGNGVNFQILSNPEFLAEGTAIDDLFAPDRVLIGGDITESGQKAINQLVDIYANWVSKDRILTTNVWSSELSKLTANAFLAQRVSSINAMSELCEKTGADVNEVAKAIGMDSRIGSKFLKASVGFGGSCFQKDILNLVYIAKSYGLNEVADYWEQVIIMNDHQKRRFAKNMISTLYNTVSGKKIAFLGWAFKKDTNDTRESAAIYVADDLISEQAMVSVFDPKVDETQILFDLNYLETRSDIENKKYIKIEKDPYSTVENSHAIAILTEWDEFKTYDWKRIYDSMLKPAFVFDGRNLLDKKELEEIGFVYQAIGS, encoded by the coding sequence ATGATTAAAAATATTTGTTGTATTGGTGCAGGGTATGTTGGAGGACCAACCATGGCTGTTATAGCTCAAAAATGTCCAAATATTAAAGTTACTGTTGTTGATTTAAATGAAGATAGAATTGATGCTTGGAATAGTTCAAATTTAGAGAATTTACCAATTTATGAACCTGGTTTAGATAGAGTCGTAGAAGAAGCGAGAGGACGAAATTTATTTTTTTCTACAGAAGTAGATAAAGCAATTGATGAAGCTGAAATGATCTTTATTTCAGTTAACACACCTACAAAAACGTATGGTGTAGGAAAGGGAATGGCTGCTGACTTAAAATATATTGAACTTTGTGCACGTCAAATAGCAAGAGTTGCAAAATCAGATAAAATTGTAGTTGAAAAATCAACATTACCAGTAAGAACAGCCCAAGCAATAAAAGACATTTTAGACCATACAGGAAATGGTGTTAACTTTCAAATATTATCAAATCCTGAATTTTTAGCAGAAGGAACTGCAATCGATGATTTATTCGCGCCAGATAGAGTTTTAATTGGAGGAGATATAACAGAAAGTGGCCAAAAGGCAATAAACCAATTGGTTGATATTTATGCAAATTGGGTTTCAAAAGATAGAATATTAACAACAAATGTTTGGTCTTCTGAACTTTCAAAATTAACGGCTAATGCTTTTTTAGCGCAACGTGTTTCTTCTATTAATGCTATGAGTGAATTATGTGAAAAAACAGGAGCAGATGTAAACGAAGTTGCAAAAGCTATTGGTATGGATAGTAGAATTGGATCAAAATTTTTGAAAGCATCAGTTGGATTTGGAGGGTCGTGTTTTCAAAAAGATATATTAAATCTAGTCTATATTGCTAAATCATACGGATTAAACGAAGTTGCAGATTATTGGGAACAAGTTATTATAATGAATGACCATCAAAAACGTCGTTTTGCAAAAAATATGATAAGCACATTATATAATACTGTTTCAGGTAAAAAAATTGCTTTTTTAGGTTGGGCATTTAAAAAAGATACTAATGATACAAGGGAATCGGCTGCAATATATGTTGCTGATGATTTAATAAGTGAACAAGCAATGGTTTCAGTTTTTGATCCTAAGGTAGATGAAACACAGATTTTATTTGATTTAAATTACCTTGAAACAAGATCAGATATTGAAAATAAAAAGTATATTAAAATAGAAAAAGATCCATATTCTACTGTAGAAAATTCGCATGCAATTGCAATTCTAACAGAATGGGATGAATTTAAAACTTATGATTGGAAACGAATCTACGATTCAATGTTAAAGCCAGCATTTGTTTTTGATGGAAGAAATTTATTAGATAAAAAAGAATTAGAAGAAATTGGTTTTGTATATCAAGCCATTGGATCATAA
- a CDS encoding SDR family oxidoreductase — protein sequence MITNKKILITGGAGFIGSNLCEYFLANNNKVVCLDNFSTGHKYNIESFLLNNNFTLIEGDIRNIEICRQATKGVDYILHQAALGSVPRSIADPITSNEVNVSGFLNMLVAARDEKVKRFVYAASSSTYGDSESLPKIEDVIGKPLSPYAITKYVNELYADVFSKTYNIETIGLRYFNVFGRNQDPNGAYAAVIPKFVKQLMNLESPVINGDGNFSRDFTYIDNVIQMNELALLANDKKVINTIYNTACGDRTTLNDLVKYLKSILSEYNSEIANVEVIYGSNRAGDIPHSLASIEKAKKMLDYNPQYTLEKGLKESVKWYWDNLK from the coding sequence ATGATTACAAATAAAAAAATACTTATTACAGGAGGAGCTGGTTTTATCGGTTCAAATCTTTGTGAATATTTTTTAGCAAATAATAACAAAGTTGTTTGTTTAGATAACTTTTCTACAGGACATAAATATAATATTGAATCCTTTTTGTTGAATAACAATTTTACTTTAATTGAAGGAGATATTAGAAATATAGAAATATGTAGACAAGCAACAAAAGGAGTTGATTATATTTTACATCAAGCAGCTCTTGGTAGTGTGCCAAGATCAATAGCAGATCCTATAACGTCTAATGAAGTAAATGTTTCAGGATTTTTAAACATGCTTGTAGCAGCAAGAGATGAAAAAGTTAAAAGATTTGTTTATGCAGCAAGTTCATCTACTTATGGAGATTCAGAATCATTACCAAAAATTGAAGATGTAATAGGAAAACCATTATCTCCTTATGCAATTACTAAATACGTTAACGAGTTATATGCAGACGTGTTTAGTAAAACATATAACATTGAAACTATTGGTTTAAGATATTTCAATGTTTTTGGAAGGAATCAAGATCCAAACGGAGCTTATGCTGCCGTCATACCTAAATTTGTAAAACAATTAATGAATTTAGAAAGTCCAGTTATTAATGGAGACGGAAACTTTTCTAGAGATTTTACATATATTGATAATGTTATTCAAATGAATGAATTAGCATTATTAGCAAATGATAAGAAAGTAATAAATACAATTTATAACACAGCTTGTGGAGATAGAACAACACTAAATGATTTAGTAAAGTATTTAAAAAGTATATTATCAGAATATAATTCTGAAATTGCAAATGTAGAGGTTATATATGGTTCTAATAGAGCAGGAGATATTCCTCATTCATTAGCAAGTATAGAAAAAGCAAAAAAAATGTTAGATTATAATCCGCAATACACATTAGAAAAAGGATTAAAAGAATCTGTCAAATGGTATTGGGATAATTTAAAATAA